One genomic region from Homalodisca vitripennis isolate AUS2020 chromosome 6, UT_GWSS_2.1, whole genome shotgun sequence encodes:
- the LOC124364135 gene encoding zinc finger protein 64-like isoform X2 has translation MFNSTVLDVESGEICHSKMMNIAKDLHICGICRKIFNDIQQFLDHKQKCYIVESHEPQSPSTNDTLSANGTIPSQTVMEFSLLQSEPFPLDLYYDNEEVVGDSITLQSQEEITPQDQLNEILSSSQIVNGVDQEGVAIELSEEVIDEDFTRNKLLDERTGVNVNTQVAGSVFLMDNKNCEKETFEEFIPKSKAAEKCNICNFATFFHRDLLRHMRKHTGDRPYKCCYCDKGFTRKDKLTDHKRIHLGDKRFKCQVCEYRTTDSGALKRHLRIHTDERPFKCQLCPYRARDPSHITVHLRTHTGDSPFFCQHEDCSRTFKTSSDLKRHMKDHKPDSLTSPVLPSGGTRVECSHGNVPRGKAGKVLNKSIRCYSCDNQIIKGVRRRRGRRGGHGRTACQRTHQCPHCSSAFVRPDSLRSHMKLHRVSTPLPDEPSELEDITEKENSANIVTTEHKLGVLAGEEAAKEDPNPRLFFISSVDCPESLMPLVQDGTIHYIADTSFL, from the exons ATGTTTAATTCTACAG TTTTAGATGTAGAGTCTGGGGAAATCTGTCATTCAAAGATGATGAATATCGCCAAGGACCTTCATATTTGTGGCATATGTCGGAAAATATTCAATGACATTCAACAGTTCCTTGATCACAAACAGAAATGCTACATCGTCGAGAGTCACGAACCACAATCGCCGAGCACTAACGATACATTATCGGCAAATGGTACCATTCCTAGTCAAACGGTGATGGAGTTTTCGCTTCTGCAAAGTGAACCTTTCCCTCTCGACTTGTACTATGACAACGAAGAGGTGGTGGGGGACAGCATCACACTGCAGTCGCAGGAGGAAATAACGCCTCAGGATCAGCTGAATGAAATACTATCGTCCAGTCAAATTGTTAACGGAGTAGATCAAGAAGGTGTGGCCATTGAACTCAGTGAGGAAGTCATCGATGAGGACTTCACAAGAAACAAACTGTTGGACGAGAGGACAGGGGTGAATG TAAATACACAAGTTGCTGGTTCTGTATTTTTAATGGACAATAAAAACTGTGAAAAGGAAACTTTCGAAGAATTCATCCCAAAGAGTAAAGCTGCAGAAAAATGTAACATTTGCAATTTTGCCACATTTTTTCACCGAGATCTTTTGCGACACATGCGGAAACACACAG GAGACCGTCCATACAAGTGTTGCTACTGTGATAAAGGTTTCACGAGAAAAGACAAGCTGACTGATCACAAGCGTATACATTTGGGGGACAAGCGTTTCAAGTGCCAAGTTTGTGAATACCGAACAACGGATAGTGGTGCGCTTAAAAGGCATTTGCGTATTCACACCGATGAGCGTCCATTCAA ATGCCAGCTGTGCCCGTACCGAGCCAGGGATCCATCTCACATCACGGTTCACCTTCGTACACATACAG gtGACAGCCCCTTCTTTTGCCAGCATGAAGATTGTAGTCGGACTTTCAAAACCAGTTCTGATCTCAAAAGACATATGAAGGACCATAAGCCGGACAGCCTAACTTCACCAGTTCTACCTTCTGGTG GCACCAGGGTGGAATGTTCTCATGGAAATGTTCCAAGAGGGAAAGCTGGAAAAGTACTCAACAAATCGATTCGCTGCTACAGTTGTGATAACCAAATCATCAAAG GTGTAAGACGCAGAAGAGGGCGGCGTGGTGGCCACGGACGCACTGCGTGCCAGAGGACTCACCAGTGTCCACACTGCAGCTCAGCGTTCGTGCGACCAGACTCTCTCCGCAGCCACATGAAACTGCACCGCGTCAGCACCCCTCTGCCAGACGAACCCTCAGAACTTG AAGATATAACAGAAAAGGAGAACAGCGCAAATATCGTTACTACTGAGCATAAACTGGGGGTCCTGGCCGGCGAAGAAGCAGCAAAGGAAGATCCTAATCCTCGTCTCTTCTTCATCAGTAGTGTAGATTGCCCGGAATCTCTGATGCCTCTTGTACAGGATGGCACGATCCATTACATTGCTGACACCTCTTTCTTATAG
- the LOC124364135 gene encoding zinc finger protein 64-like isoform X1, with translation MFNSTVLDVESGEICHSKMMNIAKDLHICGICRKIFNDIQQFLDHKQKCYIVESHEPQSPSTNDTLSANGTIPSQTVMEFSLLQSEPFPLDLYYDNEEVVGDSITLQSQEEITPQDQLNEILSSSQIVNGVDQEGVAIELSEEVIDEDFTRNKLLDERTGVNVNTQVAGSVFLMDNKNCEKETFEEFIPKSKAAEKCNICNFATFFHRDLLRHMRKHTGDRPYKCCYCDKGFTRKDKLTDHKRIHLGDKRFKCQVCEYRTTDSGALKRHLRIHTDERPFKCQLCPYRARDPSHITVHLRTHTGDSPFFCQHEDCSRTFKTSSDLKRHMKDHKPDSLTSPVLPSGGTRVECSHGNVPRGKAGKVLNKSIRCYSCDNQIIKGVRRRRGRRGGHGRTACQRTHQCPHCSSAFVRPDSLRSHMKLHRVSTPLPDEPSELEEDITEKENSANIVTTEHKLGVLAGEEAAKEDPNPRLFFISSVDCPESLMPLVQDGTIHYIADTSFL, from the exons ATGTTTAATTCTACAG TTTTAGATGTAGAGTCTGGGGAAATCTGTCATTCAAAGATGATGAATATCGCCAAGGACCTTCATATTTGTGGCATATGTCGGAAAATATTCAATGACATTCAACAGTTCCTTGATCACAAACAGAAATGCTACATCGTCGAGAGTCACGAACCACAATCGCCGAGCACTAACGATACATTATCGGCAAATGGTACCATTCCTAGTCAAACGGTGATGGAGTTTTCGCTTCTGCAAAGTGAACCTTTCCCTCTCGACTTGTACTATGACAACGAAGAGGTGGTGGGGGACAGCATCACACTGCAGTCGCAGGAGGAAATAACGCCTCAGGATCAGCTGAATGAAATACTATCGTCCAGTCAAATTGTTAACGGAGTAGATCAAGAAGGTGTGGCCATTGAACTCAGTGAGGAAGTCATCGATGAGGACTTCACAAGAAACAAACTGTTGGACGAGAGGACAGGGGTGAATG TAAATACACAAGTTGCTGGTTCTGTATTTTTAATGGACAATAAAAACTGTGAAAAGGAAACTTTCGAAGAATTCATCCCAAAGAGTAAAGCTGCAGAAAAATGTAACATTTGCAATTTTGCCACATTTTTTCACCGAGATCTTTTGCGACACATGCGGAAACACACAG GAGACCGTCCATACAAGTGTTGCTACTGTGATAAAGGTTTCACGAGAAAAGACAAGCTGACTGATCACAAGCGTATACATTTGGGGGACAAGCGTTTCAAGTGCCAAGTTTGTGAATACCGAACAACGGATAGTGGTGCGCTTAAAAGGCATTTGCGTATTCACACCGATGAGCGTCCATTCAA ATGCCAGCTGTGCCCGTACCGAGCCAGGGATCCATCTCACATCACGGTTCACCTTCGTACACATACAG gtGACAGCCCCTTCTTTTGCCAGCATGAAGATTGTAGTCGGACTTTCAAAACCAGTTCTGATCTCAAAAGACATATGAAGGACCATAAGCCGGACAGCCTAACTTCACCAGTTCTACCTTCTGGTG GCACCAGGGTGGAATGTTCTCATGGAAATGTTCCAAGAGGGAAAGCTGGAAAAGTACTCAACAAATCGATTCGCTGCTACAGTTGTGATAACCAAATCATCAAAG GTGTAAGACGCAGAAGAGGGCGGCGTGGTGGCCACGGACGCACTGCGTGCCAGAGGACTCACCAGTGTCCACACTGCAGCTCAGCGTTCGTGCGACCAGACTCTCTCCGCAGCCACATGAAACTGCACCGCGTCAGCACCCCTCTGCCAGACGAACCCTCAGAACTTG AAGAAGATATAACAGAAAAGGAGAACAGCGCAAATATCGTTACTACTGAGCATAAACTGGGGGTCCTGGCCGGCGAAGAAGCAGCAAAGGAAGATCCTAATCCTCGTCTCTTCTTCATCAGTAGTGTAGATTGCCCGGAATCTCTGATGCCTCTTGTACAGGATGGCACGATCCATTACATTGCTGACACCTCTTTCTTATAG
- the LOC124364135 gene encoding zinc finger protein 64-like isoform X3 — MMNIAKDLHICGICRKIFNDIQQFLDHKQKCYIVESHEPQSPSTNDTLSANGTIPSQTVMEFSLLQSEPFPLDLYYDNEEVVGDSITLQSQEEITPQDQLNEILSSSQIVNGVDQEGVAIELSEEVIDEDFTRNKLLDERTGVNVNTQVAGSVFLMDNKNCEKETFEEFIPKSKAAEKCNICNFATFFHRDLLRHMRKHTGDRPYKCCYCDKGFTRKDKLTDHKRIHLGDKRFKCQVCEYRTTDSGALKRHLRIHTDERPFKCQLCPYRARDPSHITVHLRTHTGDSPFFCQHEDCSRTFKTSSDLKRHMKDHKPDSLTSPVLPSGGTRVECSHGNVPRGKAGKVLNKSIRCYSCDNQIIKGVRRRRGRRGGHGRTACQRTHQCPHCSSAFVRPDSLRSHMKLHRVSTPLPDEPSELEEDITEKENSANIVTTEHKLGVLAGEEAAKEDPNPRLFFISSVDCPESLMPLVQDGTIHYIADTSFL; from the exons ATGATGAATATCGCCAAGGACCTTCATATTTGTGGCATATGTCGGAAAATATTCAATGACATTCAACAGTTCCTTGATCACAAACAGAAATGCTACATCGTCGAGAGTCACGAACCACAATCGCCGAGCACTAACGATACATTATCGGCAAATGGTACCATTCCTAGTCAAACGGTGATGGAGTTTTCGCTTCTGCAAAGTGAACCTTTCCCTCTCGACTTGTACTATGACAACGAAGAGGTGGTGGGGGACAGCATCACACTGCAGTCGCAGGAGGAAATAACGCCTCAGGATCAGCTGAATGAAATACTATCGTCCAGTCAAATTGTTAACGGAGTAGATCAAGAAGGTGTGGCCATTGAACTCAGTGAGGAAGTCATCGATGAGGACTTCACAAGAAACAAACTGTTGGACGAGAGGACAGGGGTGAATG TAAATACACAAGTTGCTGGTTCTGTATTTTTAATGGACAATAAAAACTGTGAAAAGGAAACTTTCGAAGAATTCATCCCAAAGAGTAAAGCTGCAGAAAAATGTAACATTTGCAATTTTGCCACATTTTTTCACCGAGATCTTTTGCGACACATGCGGAAACACACAG GAGACCGTCCATACAAGTGTTGCTACTGTGATAAAGGTTTCACGAGAAAAGACAAGCTGACTGATCACAAGCGTATACATTTGGGGGACAAGCGTTTCAAGTGCCAAGTTTGTGAATACCGAACAACGGATAGTGGTGCGCTTAAAAGGCATTTGCGTATTCACACCGATGAGCGTCCATTCAA ATGCCAGCTGTGCCCGTACCGAGCCAGGGATCCATCTCACATCACGGTTCACCTTCGTACACATACAG gtGACAGCCCCTTCTTTTGCCAGCATGAAGATTGTAGTCGGACTTTCAAAACCAGTTCTGATCTCAAAAGACATATGAAGGACCATAAGCCGGACAGCCTAACTTCACCAGTTCTACCTTCTGGTG GCACCAGGGTGGAATGTTCTCATGGAAATGTTCCAAGAGGGAAAGCTGGAAAAGTACTCAACAAATCGATTCGCTGCTACAGTTGTGATAACCAAATCATCAAAG GTGTAAGACGCAGAAGAGGGCGGCGTGGTGGCCACGGACGCACTGCGTGCCAGAGGACTCACCAGTGTCCACACTGCAGCTCAGCGTTCGTGCGACCAGACTCTCTCCGCAGCCACATGAAACTGCACCGCGTCAGCACCCCTCTGCCAGACGAACCCTCAGAACTTG AAGAAGATATAACAGAAAAGGAGAACAGCGCAAATATCGTTACTACTGAGCATAAACTGGGGGTCCTGGCCGGCGAAGAAGCAGCAAAGGAAGATCCTAATCCTCGTCTCTTCTTCATCAGTAGTGTAGATTGCCCGGAATCTCTGATGCCTCTTGTACAGGATGGCACGATCCATTACATTGCTGACACCTCTTTCTTATAG